The Manihot esculenta cultivar AM560-2 chromosome 11, M.esculenta_v8, whole genome shotgun sequence genome includes a region encoding these proteins:
- the LOC110626299 gene encoding NDR1/HIN1-like protein 1: MCEKSCSHHHERKKLYLRIFWSVIAIFVIIALVILLVWAILQPKKPTFILQDATVNALSLSGSNFLTSNIQVTISAKNPNERIGIYYEKLDIYASYRNQQITLATELPRSYQGHKDITIWSPFLYANSVPVSPYLAAALGQDLNAGAVLVNIKVDGTLKWKVGSWISGTYRLNVNCPAYMTFGNRFHGIVDGVGIKYQFVQGCSVEVAPS, from the coding sequence ATGTGTGAAAAGAGCTGCAGCCACCACCATGAAAGGAAGAAGCTCTACCTCCGGATATTCTGGTCGGTGATAGCTATATTTGTCATCATCGCCTTGGTTATCTTGCTGGTATGGGCCATTCTCCAGCCCAAAAAGCCTACTTTCATTCTCCAGGATGCGACCGTGAATGCCTTGAGTCTTTCAGGCTCAAATTTCCTTACCAGTAACATTCAGGTCACTATATCCGCCAAAAACCCCAATGAGAGGATTGGCATTTACTATGAAAAGCTCGATATCTATGCTTCCTACCGTAACCAACAAATAACCCTTGCAACTGAGCTGCCAAGGAGTTACCAGGGCCACAAAGATATCACCATTTGGTCACCCTTTTTATATGCTAATTCAGTGCCTGTGTCCCCATATCTTGCTGCTGCTCTGGGCCAAGACCTGAATGCTGGGGCCGTTCTTGTCAATATCAAGGTCGATGGGACTCTCAAATGGAAGGTTGGCTCCTGGATTTCAGGTACGTATCGTCTCAACGTCAATTGTCCGGCCTATATGACTTTTGGCAATCGGTTCCATGGCATTGTCGACGGGGTAGGGATCAAGTATCAGTTTGTGCAAGGTTGCTCCGTGGAAGTTGCTCCTAGCTAA
- the LOC110625988 gene encoding uncharacterized protein At1g08160: MADPSRPATGYPVPPAQHPNGYPPPQSATAYAPPPTNPYYYNQPPPYPNPRTALLRRLIAALIVITVLFLTILFICWLVIRPHRPQFHVTSLSVTNLNVSTSSQRLTGYWNARLQVYNPNKKLKISYDEIASSILYKSEILSQTRIPPFKQDTKHLTTIDAEFSAVDSYVDERVVNGINGDRARGSVGFNLRVVADVGFKVGRFRARRRLLRVWCDNVDIGLSANGGSGNLTAGSKECKVFA; this comes from the coding sequence ATGGCAGACCCTTCTCGACCCGCTACAGGCTACCCTGTTCCCCCGGCCCAACATCCTAACGGCTACCCTCCGCCTCAATCTGCCACCGCTTATGCACCACCGCCTACAAACCCCTACTATTACAATCAACCGCCACCATATCCCAACCCTCGCACTGCCCTGCTCCGCCGCTTAATCGCAGCTCTAATTGTCATCACCGTCCTATTTTTAACTATTCTCTTCATTTGCTGGCTCGTCATCCGCCCCCACCGCCCCCAATTCCATGTAACCTCACTTTCTGTCACCAACTTGAACGTTTCCACATCCTCGCAGAGGCTGACAGGCTACTGGAACGCCCGCCTCCAGGTTTATAACCCGAACAAGAAATTGAAGATCTCCTACGATGAAATCGCGTCCTCGATTCTTTACAAATCGGAGATTTTATCACAGACACGAATCCCACCCTTCAAACAGGATACAAAGCATCTGACTACTATTGATGCCGAGTTCTCGGCGGTGGATTCTTACGTGGACGAGAGGGTGGTGAATGGTATCAACGGGGACAGGGCACGTGGTTCTGTCGGTTTCAATCTGAGGGTGGTGGCTGATGTTGGATTTAAGGTAGGTCGGTTCAGAGCGCGGCGGCGGTTACTAAGAGTTTGGTGCGACAACGTAGACATTGGGCTTTCGGCGAATGGTGGATCAGGGAACTTGACCGCTGGATCAAAGGAATGCAAGGTTTTTGCGTGA
- the LOC110625741 gene encoding protein CLAVATA 3, with translation MLCCCFSIDMAFKTKFYALVFTVLVVAIEQASGCHAEHRCFYQKPSPVDIQSRKVLFVSKEGMYGASILSGKKLAIGDGELRTVPSGPDPLHHNGGTPKKPKTP, from the exons ATGTTGTGTTGCTGTTTCTCAATAGATATGGCATTCAAAACCAAATTCTACGCTCTTGTGTTCACAGTCTTGGTGGTGGCCATCGAACAAGCTTCTG GTTGCCATGCAGAGCACAGGTGCTTTTATCAAAAACCATCTCCTGTGGATATTCAAAGCAGAAAG GTATTATTTGTCTCCAAGGAGGGCATGTATGGAGCGAGCATTTTAAGTGGAAAGAAGTTGGCGATTGGAGATGGAGAGTTAAGGACAGTTCCCTCTGGACCAGACCCTTTGCACCATAATGGTGGTACCCCCAAGAAACCAAAAACTCCATGA